The following DNA comes from Rosa rugosa chromosome 5, drRosRugo1.1, whole genome shotgun sequence.
CCAAATTGTGATTACAGCTTGCTTATTTCATAGAAAACATTACAGCATTCAATCTCTTAATGTTCCAACTGGAACATCAGCGGAACAAATGGACAGTGAACTGATAGCAATTAAGTTTAACAGTATTCATTGGGATTGGCCAAGAGGTAGCCTTCAACAAGCTTGAAGAGGTGGGACGCCTTCTCTTTTCCAGCCTTCACATGCTCTTCCTTGATCTCCACGTCACCTTTGGTGTGGTAGTTActggtgctcttgatgatggATCCTCCATCGGACGATGCCACCAATTTGGTCTCGTAAGAGATCTTCTCAATCTTGTCGGACAAGGCATCTCCTTCGACCAAACTGTAGCTGTAGACAAAGTTGTCTTTGTCAATCCCATCGATCTTGTGTGTCACAGAGCCGAATTGGCTGCCTTCACCAAAGGTGATCTTCTTGATGGTTCCTACACCTCCATCTCCTTCGATGATTTCAGCACACTTAACTGCTTGTGGAGCAATCTTGGGGATGAGATTGTCGGCATCAAGGATAAAAGCCTTGAACAATCTTG
Coding sequences within:
- the LOC133712840 gene encoding major strawberry allergen Fra a 1.05; its protein translation is MGVFTYETEFTSVIPPPRLFKAFILDADNLIPKIAPQAVKCAEIIEGDGGVGTIKKITFGEGSQFGSVTHKIDGIDKDNFVYSYSLVEGDALSDKIEKISYETKLVASSDGGSIIKSTSNYHTKGDVEIKEEHVKAGKEKASHLFKLVEGYLLANPNEYC